The Intrasporangium calvum DSM 43043 sequence AGCACGAGCGCCACGACGAGCAGCCAGGCGATGATCTTGCGCCGCCGCCTGCGGCTGGGGTCGTCGACGCCTGCCGGAGGCGTGGCCGGAGGCCCACCGAGGTCGTCGAGCTCCTCGAGGAGGGCGTCGTCCGACGCGGGTGCCGGGCGGGTCTGGGTGTCACTCATGTCCGCTGTCCTCACTTCTTCGCCGTCGACGCCGGCGTCTCGCCGAGCGCCGAGAGCGACGACATCGCCGAGACGTTCGTCGGGTCCTTGGCCAGCGCCTTCTGGTACCAGGCGACCGCGCCCTTGGTGTCGCTCTCCGTCTCGGCGATGAGGCCGAGGCCGAGCAGGGCGTCGACTGCGGCGGGGCCCTTCGTCAAGGCGGCGAGCTGGGTCTTCGCCTCGTCGACGTGCTTGCCGCAGAAGGCGACCATCGCGGCGGCGTAGGACGCGAGCTCCGGCTTCTTCATTGTTGTGTAGGCCGTCTGCAGCTGCTGGTAGGGCTCGCACCAGCCGGTCGGCACGAAGCGGAGCGCGTTCTTGAAGGTCGCGACGGCCTTCTCCGGCTTGCCCTGCTGCAGCTGGGCCAGGCCGACCTGGTACATCGCGTCCGAGTCGGTGGGAGCGATGTTGAGCGAGTGGCTCAGCTGTTCGATCGCCAGCTCCGGCTTCTGCTGCTTGATGGCAATGACACCGAGGTAGTAGTAGGCCGCTCCGAGGAGCGAGTCCGAGCTGGCGAACTCGCCCTTGCGGCTCGCCTTGATGACCTTGGTCAGCGGTGCCGTGGCTCCCGCCAGGTCGCCCTTCTCGAGGAGGGCATAGCCCTTGGCCACGAGGGCGTCCTTGCTGTCGGGTGCCACCTTGAGCACCTGCTCGAACTGCGCCACGGCGTCCTCGTAGCGCTTGGCCTGCTGGTAGACGAGGCCGAGCTGGAGTCGCGCGTCGACGTTGTTGGGGCTCTTTCGGACGGCCGCCTCCGTCAGGTTGATCTGCTGCTGCAGCATCGACGGGGCCGGGGTGACGTACTGGTCCTTGTAGTAGAGGAATCCCACGGCAACGAGCCCGACGACGAGCACC is a genomic window containing:
- a CDS encoding tetratricopeptide repeat protein — its product is MLTLFLRLGVAVLVVGLVAVGFLYYKDQYVTPAPSMLQQQINLTEAAVRKSPNNVDARLQLGLVYQQAKRYEDAVAQFEQVLKVAPDSKDALVAKGYALLEKGDLAGATAPLTKVIKASRKGEFASSDSLLGAAYYYLGVIAIKQQKPELAIEQLSHSLNIAPTDSDAMYQVGLAQLQQGKPEKAVATFKNALRFVPTGWCEPYQQLQTAYTTMKKPELASYAAAMVAFCGKHVDEAKTQLAALTKGPAAVDALLGLGLIAETESDTKGAVAWYQKALAKDPTNVSAMSSLSALGETPASTAKK